In the Leptolyngbya sp. SIO1E4 genome, one interval contains:
- a CDS encoding tetratricopeptide repeat protein, producing the protein MSMQILGGRYHVLRHLGGGGFGQTFLAQDRHLPGDPCCVVKRLQPRTSDQPSLESARRLFHTEAEALYDLGNHDRIPRLLAHFEEDEQFYLVQEYIEGSLLTEEIHPGNQLSEQQAIELLQDLLETLCTVHNHKVIHRDIKPSNLIRRNRDGRIVLIDFGSVKQISSQAIEQQGQVSMTVAIGSLGYMPNEQLAGQPYLSSDIYAVGILALQGLTGLEPRRLPKDPRTSELMWRELVSIKPAFADVLDLMVRYDFRQRYPSAREALAALNRAVMPPGATLVPVDLSSEALEAHVAWLERADELFQKNRFEEAGRCYEKVTQVQPKATTAWFKLGISLENLEKYEEAISAYQQVTQQQPQDYLAWLKQAKALEQLERYEEALAAYEEVLGLQPQNYWAWADQGQLLERLERIDDALAAYDRAVQLKPDFQFAQDKRKHLLIALQRVDQLYTLQHYDDAIAACDRTLQENPEDAMAWLMRGMALENQQELEESAIAYNHVVRLQPDDHMAWFRLGTVLESLGHLERAEKAYGNVTRLQPQNHWAWHQRGRILEKLEDYREAIVAYQRVTQIQPSFQPAQEAHQRLLNETLAPVVSQSCQ; encoded by the coding sequence ATGTCCATGCAAATTTTGGGTGGCCGATATCATGTTCTTAGGCACCTGGGTGGAGGTGGCTTTGGGCAGACGTTTTTAGCGCAAGATCGGCATTTGCCGGGCGACCCTTGCTGTGTTGTTAAGCGTTTGCAGCCTCGTACTTCCGATCAACCCTCGTTGGAGTCGGCCCGACGGCTCTTTCATACTGAGGCGGAAGCACTCTATGACTTAGGAAACCATGATCGCATTCCTCGCCTATTGGCTCACTTTGAAGAGGACGAACAGTTTTACCTGGTTCAGGAATATATTGAAGGGTCTCTCTTAACGGAGGAAATTCATCCAGGGAACCAATTATCTGAGCAGCAAGCGATTGAATTGCTCCAGGATCTCTTGGAAACCCTCTGTACTGTTCACAATCACAAGGTGATTCACCGAGACATCAAGCCCTCTAACCTGATTCGCCGCAACCGTGACGGCAGAATAGTTCTGATTGATTTTGGCTCGGTCAAACAAATCAGCAGCCAAGCCATCGAACAGCAGGGGCAGGTCAGTATGACAGTGGCGATTGGGTCACTGGGGTACATGCCAAATGAACAATTGGCTGGGCAACCCTACCTGAGCAGTGACATCTATGCCGTGGGTATCTTGGCGCTGCAAGGGCTGACTGGGTTAGAGCCCAGACGCTTACCTAAAGACCCGCGCACGAGCGAGTTAATGTGGCGTGAGTTAGTTTCGATCAAGCCTGCGTTTGCCGATGTCCTAGATTTGATGGTGCGTTACGACTTTCGGCAGCGCTATCCCTCAGCCAGAGAAGCCCTGGCAGCCCTTAACCGAGCCGTCATGCCGCCGGGGGCTACCCTGGTGCCTGTGGATCTCAGTTCTGAAGCGCTAGAAGCCCATGTGGCTTGGTTAGAGCGGGCGGATGAACTCTTTCAGAAAAATCGCTTTGAAGAGGCTGGCCGTTGCTATGAAAAAGTCACTCAGGTGCAGCCCAAGGCGACCACCGCTTGGTTTAAGCTCGGTATTTCCTTAGAAAATCTAGAGAAGTACGAAGAGGCGATCAGTGCTTATCAGCAGGTGACCCAGCAACAGCCGCAGGACTATTTGGCCTGGCTCAAACAGGCAAAAGCCCTAGAACAGCTGGAGCGCTATGAAGAAGCCCTGGCAGCTTATGAGGAAGTGTTAGGGTTGCAGCCCCAAAACTATTGGGCTTGGGCGGATCAGGGTCAGCTATTAGAGCGCCTAGAGCGCATCGACGATGCGCTGGCAGCCTATGACCGGGCTGTACAGCTGAAACCTGATTTTCAATTTGCTCAAGATAAGCGGAAGCATCTGCTGATTGCGCTGCAGCGAGTTGATCAGCTGTACACGTTGCAGCATTACGATGATGCGATCGCAGCCTGTGATCGAACTCTCCAAGAGAACCCTGAAGATGCGATGGCCTGGCTCATGCGAGGTATGGCCTTAGAAAATCAGCAGGAACTGGAAGAGTCTGCCATTGCTTACAACCATGTTGTGCGTTTGCAACCAGATGATCATATGGCGTGGTTCCGCTTGGGGACAGTTCTAGAATCGTTAGGGCACCTCGAACGAGCAGAGAAAGCCTATGGCAACGTGACGCGCCTGCAGCCCCAAAATCATTGGGCGTGGCACCAGCGCGGTCGCATATTAGAAAAATTAGAAGACTATCGAGAGGCGATCGTGGCCTATCAGCGGGTTACCCAAATCCAGCCGAGTTTTCAGCCTGCTCAAGAAGCCCACCAGCGCCTCTTGAACGAAACATTGGCCCCGGTGGTTTCTCAATCTTGCCAATAG